One genomic region from Conexibacter woesei DSM 14684 encodes:
- a CDS encoding MMPL family transporter: protein MNAIPTSSPPPDRTGRSIAALTRWVLGHKRLVIVFWAALTLAGFYGSMQVTDALTEDFTMPESASTVTNDRIAERFRSGGEVPPLVAVVTLPQGRRATAPSVRAELRGLERTFEAALPGARVASYGSTGDTAFLSGDGRTAFAVVHPPAAAIEGGGPGGGEIGAETLRRAEQAAASADVGGADVRLTGNALLAREAPGGGGPSFLNETLIAGAAALVVLAFVFASALALVPLLMAVVAIPVTLLAVWGMTAVTEVNMVVVFLVALIGLGVAIDYALLVVMRWREERDRGVENEEAILAAAGTAGRAVLFSGTTVAVGLLAALVLPVPFLRSMGLGGLLIPLASVVVALTLLPVVLATIGPRADARRLRSTDRADRRWAAWARLVVRHRVAAALGGTAILLALCAVATGMLLGSPEARSLGGTGDPRTGLQQLERSGVGAAPLAPVEVLTPAGEAQRTAARLADIDGVRATSAPGGSWRADGQAVVEVFTTADPNSGDGRTTVKAIRAAASDLPGTRVGGSTAQTIDFVDGVYGSFPLMLALISAITFVLLARAFRSIVLPLKAIAMNLLSVFATWGVMTLVWQHGFGTDLLFGADATGSVESWAPVIVFAFIYGLSMDYEVFILARMREEYDRTGSTDEAVVRGMAGTGRLVTSAALIVFLAFASMATAGELDLQMLATGLAAGVVLDALVVRSLLVPATVSWLGRWNWWMPERARRLLRLEGRRAIGDAPRSPELSASRD, encoded by the coding sequence ATGAATGCGATCCCCACATCCTCTCCGCCGCCGGACCGCACGGGCCGCTCGATCGCCGCGCTCACGCGTTGGGTGCTCGGCCACAAACGCCTCGTCATCGTCTTCTGGGCCGCGCTCACGCTTGCAGGCTTCTACGGCTCGATGCAGGTCACCGACGCGCTGACCGAGGACTTCACGATGCCCGAGAGCGCGAGCACCGTGACGAACGACCGGATCGCGGAGCGGTTCAGGTCAGGCGGCGAGGTGCCGCCGCTGGTGGCGGTCGTCACGCTGCCGCAGGGCAGACGCGCGACAGCGCCGTCGGTGCGGGCTGAGCTGCGCGGCTTGGAGCGGACGTTCGAGGCGGCGCTGCCGGGCGCGCGCGTCGCCTCCTACGGCTCGACCGGCGACACGGCGTTCTTGTCCGGCGACGGCCGCACGGCGTTCGCGGTCGTGCACCCGCCGGCCGCCGCGATCGAAGGCGGTGGACCCGGCGGCGGCGAGATCGGCGCCGAGACGCTGAGAAGAGCCGAGCAGGCGGCCGCCTCCGCCGACGTGGGCGGCGCCGACGTGCGGCTGACCGGCAACGCGCTGCTGGCGCGCGAGGCGCCCGGCGGCGGCGGGCCGAGCTTCTTGAACGAGACGCTGATCGCGGGCGCCGCCGCACTCGTCGTGCTGGCGTTCGTGTTCGCGTCGGCGCTCGCGCTCGTGCCGCTGCTGATGGCGGTCGTCGCGATCCCGGTGACGCTGCTCGCCGTCTGGGGCATGACCGCGGTCACCGAGGTCAACATGGTCGTCGTCTTCCTCGTCGCGCTGATCGGGCTCGGCGTGGCGATCGACTACGCGCTCCTGGTCGTGATGCGCTGGCGCGAGGAACGCGACCGCGGGGTCGAGAACGAGGAGGCGATCCTCGCGGCCGCCGGGACGGCCGGGCGCGCCGTGCTGTTCAGCGGGACGACCGTCGCCGTCGGTCTGCTCGCGGCGCTCGTGCTGCCGGTCCCGTTCCTGCGCTCGATGGGGCTCGGCGGCCTGCTGATCCCGCTCGCCTCGGTCGTCGTCGCGCTGACGCTGCTGCCGGTCGTGCTCGCGACGATCGGGCCGCGTGCCGACGCCCGCCGCCTGCGCAGCACCGACCGCGCCGACCGCCGCTGGGCGGCGTGGGCGCGCCTGGTCGTGCGACATCGCGTCGCCGCCGCGCTCGGCGGCACCGCGATCCTGCTGGCGCTGTGCGCCGTCGCGACCGGGATGCTGCTCGGCAGCCCCGAGGCCCGCTCGCTCGGCGGCACGGGCGATCCGCGCACCGGCCTGCAGCAGCTCGAACGCTCCGGCGTCGGCGCCGCTCCGCTGGCGCCGGTCGAGGTGCTGACGCCGGCCGGCGAGGCGCAGCGGACGGCCGCGCGGCTCGCGGACATCGACGGTGTGCGCGCGACGAGCGCGCCCGGCGGCAGCTGGCGCGCTGATGGGCAGGCGGTCGTCGAGGTGTTCACGACCGCGGACCCCAACTCGGGCGACGGGCGCACGACCGTCAAGGCGATCCGCGCTGCGGCGTCCGACCTGCCGGGCACGCGCGTGGGCGGCTCGACGGCGCAGACGATCGACTTCGTCGACGGCGTCTACGGCTCGTTCCCGCTGATGCTCGCGCTGATCTCGGCGATCACGTTCGTGCTGCTGGCGCGCGCCTTCCGCTCGATCGTGCTGCCGCTGAAGGCGATCGCGATGAACCTGCTGTCGGTCTTCGCCACCTGGGGCGTGATGACGCTCGTGTGGCAGCACGGCTTCGGCACCGACCTGCTGTTCGGCGCCGACGCGACCGGCTCGGTCGAGTCGTGGGCGCCGGTGATCGTGTTCGCGTTCATCTACGGCCTGTCGATGGACTACGAGGTCTTCATCCTCGCGCGGATGCGCGAGGAGTACGACCGCACCGGCTCCACCGACGAAGCGGTCGTGCGCGGCATGGCTGGCACCGGCCGGCTCGTCACGAGCGCGGCGCTGATCGTCTTCCTCGCCTTCGCCTCGATGGCGACCGCCGGCGAGCTGGACCTGCAGATGCTCGCGACGGGCCTTGCGGCCGGGGTCGTGCTCGACGCGCTCGTGGTGCGTTCGCTGCTGGTCCCGGCGACGGTCTCGTGGCTCGGGAGGTGGAACTGGTGGATGCCTGAGCGAGCGCGACGTCTCCTGCGGCTGGAGGGGCGTCGCGCGATCGGCGACGCCCCTCGCTCGCCGGAGCTCAGTGCGTCACGTGATTGA
- a CDS encoding cellulase N-terminal Ig-like domain-containing protein, which yields MRNQLHKTAGFLAAVVLASLAMWTASAQAVINPADFSILEAQIGYKSDETKRAFIVSTNPTTDRLGTFQLRNATTDATVFTGNVTYWGQKWGEAYWTMDFSSFKTAGSYYIDVPSLSKQSDRFSLQADLFRTQTLLKTSVDQLEPRIRGKLGWQDCGTDLRGVEGHATLLYGLIDAYEAYGDRLSATDEGRFLDQMRHGADYMVACQKPNGSFCSEYYFYPNIVTWHKSLLATIALLQVYEVTRDAGYLRAAQAGWDWAMSRPEFTKLETAAEVGDTRQVYGQRSPWLPPQELRTRDKLLLVWGATEFFRVTRDTAFKTIALNYADQVYDNQFLDYTNAVEGMYGNFYAWTNEEIFQKSWEHGAWYYNNGAVLPDHILGLVKLVEQFPNDPNWLKWRYILRVYKDRFLKPTHDLSPFGIYPLGMYDREVRFFGPTWHGTNGMYGNIAKNAMLLARMFDDVELQEIADANMQWVGGLNAGTMLGGKRQSISMIDAVGTHYVPTWSGIDGSIANGLSATPQFTLDYPEPLMDAPVTFTHEDWIVHSGGWLSGLSEVERAPVVRVVTKNAGAAVSASVRVDLDTTTTHSTNASGELTLSTLPRGQRGTISATYGGRTVTRDLSTIAGEDRTFQVDFADSLAVTVTADPATLAGTVSVTNDGSASATVSGTLAAVGATLSSGTFSGRVASGATQRFAFTFADDDPQKIQPFLIRATAQGPYSAASAETVGELPVSYTPNTTFSNHDFESGNLSGWTVTSGTAFGAGAVVNANTAVGGSNEPFNKQGDYLLWGHKLAGDGAVGELRSPTFTIAPGDARLKVGGGNDAANLYVAVVDVASGTVLEKATGTNAEKMRWVVWDMTKYAGRQAYVRIYDGATGGWGHINADDVNVPVYSSGFSSNLKRLTSHGDASTWTTGTNGLTGTSTDAVRMSSRSGSNFTYETDVTLTTARSGALVFRSAPNPYTGGGYFVSVDRVEGKVKLFKVNPYTLIASATKTIAANTTYHLKVVTKNQRIKVYFNGESSPSIDVTDSSYASGRFGIGVYNDGRSGAARFNHTVQSPSTGFETTLGSFSATGNSTSWTEQPAGLTGDAEDGVYVSSTTGTNFTYQADIRLDTAQAAGLVFRSGANPFSASYIANFDREEGKVKLFKLAPGYTLLGSANRTIQLGTSYRLRVVVSGSSMSVYFDNEASPAVTVTDSAFASGRFGLSTYRGIATFNHVTH from the coding sequence ATGCGCAATCAGCTGCACAAGACGGCCGGCTTCCTCGCGGCTGTGGTGCTCGCGTCGTTGGCCATGTGGACGGCTTCCGCGCAGGCCGTCATCAACCCCGCCGACTTCTCGATCCTGGAAGCGCAGATCGGCTACAAGAGCGACGAGACGAAACGGGCGTTCATCGTCAGCACGAACCCCACGACGGACAGACTCGGGACGTTCCAGCTGCGCAACGCCACCACCGACGCGACGGTGTTCACGGGCAACGTCACCTACTGGGGGCAGAAGTGGGGTGAGGCGTACTGGACGATGGACTTCAGCTCGTTCAAGACGGCGGGCAGTTACTACATCGACGTTCCCTCGCTGTCCAAGCAGTCCGACAGATTCTCGCTGCAGGCCGATCTGTTCCGCACGCAGACGCTGTTGAAGACCTCGGTCGACCAGCTCGAGCCGCGGATCAGAGGCAAGCTGGGCTGGCAGGACTGCGGCACCGACCTGCGCGGCGTAGAGGGCCATGCGACGCTGCTCTACGGGCTGATCGACGCGTACGAGGCCTACGGCGACAGACTCTCGGCGACGGACGAGGGCCGGTTCCTCGACCAGATGCGCCACGGCGCGGACTACATGGTCGCGTGCCAGAAGCCGAACGGCTCGTTCTGCAGCGAGTACTACTTCTATCCCAACATCGTCACGTGGCACAAGTCGCTGCTCGCCACGATCGCGCTGCTGCAGGTGTACGAGGTCACGAGAGACGCCGGCTACCTCAGAGCGGCACAGGCGGGCTGGGACTGGGCGATGAGCCGGCCCGAGTTCACCAAGCTCGAAACCGCGGCGGAGGTCGGTGACACCCGCCAGGTGTACGGACAGCGGAGCCCGTGGCTTCCGCCGCAGGAGCTGCGCACGCGCGACAAGCTGCTGCTCGTCTGGGGTGCGACGGAGTTCTTCAGAGTGACCAGAGACACGGCGTTCAAGACGATCGCGCTGAACTACGCGGATCAGGTGTACGACAACCAGTTCCTCGACTACACGAACGCCGTCGAGGGCATGTACGGCAACTTCTACGCCTGGACGAACGAGGAGATCTTTCAGAAGTCATGGGAGCACGGCGCGTGGTACTACAACAACGGCGCCGTCCTGCCCGACCACATCCTCGGCCTCGTCAAGCTCGTCGAGCAGTTCCCCAACGACCCGAACTGGCTGAAGTGGCGGTACATCCTCCGGGTCTACAAGGACAGATTCCTCAAGCCGACGCATGATCTGAGCCCGTTCGGCATCTACCCGCTGGGCATGTACGACCGCGAGGTGCGCTTCTTCGGGCCGACGTGGCACGGCACGAACGGCATGTACGGCAACATCGCCAAGAACGCGATGCTGCTTGCGCGCATGTTCGACGACGTCGAGCTGCAGGAGATCGCCGACGCGAACATGCAGTGGGTCGGCGGCCTGAACGCTGGCACGATGCTCGGCGGCAAGCGGCAGAGCATCTCGATGATCGACGCCGTGGGGACGCACTACGTCCCGACCTGGTCTGGCATCGACGGCTCGATCGCCAACGGGCTGAGCGCCACGCCGCAGTTCACGCTCGACTATCCGGAGCCGCTGATGGACGCGCCGGTGACGTTTACGCACGAGGACTGGATCGTCCACAGCGGCGGCTGGCTGAGCGGGCTGAGCGAGGTGGAGCGCGCGCCGGTGGTCCGTGTCGTGACGAAGAACGCCGGTGCGGCGGTCTCGGCCTCCGTCAGAGTCGACCTCGACACGACGACGACCCATTCGACCAACGCGAGCGGTGAGCTCACGCTGTCGACGCTCCCGCGTGGCCAGAGAGGCACGATCAGCGCGACGTACGGCGGTCGGACGGTCACGCGCGACCTGTCGACGATCGCCGGCGAGGACCGGACGTTTCAGGTCGACTTCGCGGACAGCCTGGCCGTCACGGTGACTGCCGATCCGGCGACCCTCGCGGGCACCGTCAGCGTGACGAACGACGGCTCGGCGAGCGCGACCGTCTCCGGCACGCTTGCGGCCGTCGGGGCCACGCTGTCGTCCGGCACCTTCTCCGGGAGAGTCGCCTCGGGTGCGACGCAGAGATTCGCGTTCACGTTCGCCGACGACGACCCGCAGAAGATCCAGCCGTTCCTCATCCGCGCCACGGCGCAAGGGCCGTACTCCGCCGCCTCGGCCGAGACCGTCGGCGAGCTGCCGGTCTCATACACGCCCAACACGACGTTCAGCAATCACGACTTCGAGAGCGGCAACCTCTCGGGCTGGACGGTCACGAGCGGCACGGCGTTCGGCGCGGGCGCGGTCGTCAACGCGAACACGGCCGTCGGCGGCTCCAACGAGCCGTTCAACAAGCAGGGCGACTACCTGCTGTGGGGCCACAAGCTGGCCGGCGACGGGGCGGTCGGGGAGCTTCGCTCGCCGACGTTCACGATCGCGCCCGGCGACGCACGGCTGAAGGTCGGCGGCGGCAACGACGCCGCCAACCTGTACGTCGCCGTCGTCGACGTCGCGAGCGGCACCGTCCTGGAGAAGGCCACGGGCACCAACGCCGAGAAGATGCGCTGGGTCGTGTGGGACATGACGAAGTACGCCGGCCGGCAGGCATACGTCCGCATCTACGACGGCGCAACCGGTGGGTGGGGCCACATCAACGCCGACGACGTCAACGTCCCGGTGTACAGCAGCGGGTTCAGCTCGAACCTGAAGCGACTCACCTCGCACGGCGACGCGTCCACCTGGACGACCGGTACGAACGGCCTGACGGGGACGTCCACGGACGCCGTCCGCATGTCGAGCCGCTCCGGCTCGAACTTCACGTACGAGACCGACGTCACGCTGACCACCGCCCGCTCCGGGGCGCTCGTGTTCCGCAGCGCGCCGAACCCCTACACGGGTGGCGGCTACTTCGTGAGCGTCGATCGCGTGGAAGGCAAGGTGAAGCTGTTCAAGGTCAATCCCTACACGCTCATCGCGTCCGCGACGAAGACCATCGCCGCAAACACGACGTATCACCTCAAGGTGGTGACGAAGAACCAGAGAATCAAGGTCTACTTCAACGGCGAGTCGTCACCGTCGATCGATGTGACGGACAGCTCGTACGCGAGCGGCCGCTTCGGAATCGGGGTGTACAACGACGGCAGAAGCGGGGCGGCTCGCTTCAACCACACGGTCCAATCCCCGTCGACCGGGTTCGAGACGACGCTCGGCTCCTTCTCGGCCACAGGCAACAGCACGTCCTGGACCGAGCAGCCCGCCGGCTTGACCGGCGACGCAGAGGACGGCGTCTACGTCTCGTCGACGACCGGCACCAACTTCACCTACCAGGCCGACATCCGGCTCGACACGGCGCAGGCCGCAGGGCTCGTGTTCCGCAGTGGCGCGAACCCGTTCAGCGCCAGCTACATCGCCAACTTCGATCGCGAAGAGGGCAAGGTGAAGCTGTTCAAGCTGGCGCCCGGATACACGCTGCTCGGCTCCGCCAACCGAACGATCCAGCTCGGCACCTCCTACCGCCTCCGGGTCGTCGTCAGCGGCAGCAGCATGTCGGTGTACTTCGACAACGAGGCGTCGCCGGCAGTCACGGTGACCGACAGCGCGTTCGCCTCCGGGCGCTTCGGGCTGAGCACCTACCGTGGCATCGCCACGTTCAATCACGTGACGCACTGA
- a CDS encoding TetR/AcrR family transcriptional regulator → MARPRTFDRDSVLAAAMHAFRRNGFTRTHVAHLEEATGLTVGSLYNAFGDKAGLFGAAFEHYVETFARGRMDDALGPASTLEDLEEYLLALLAPPLDDGYGCLITNTAIELGEDEAFATSAVRPALTERASRISDVLVREVGPAHAAAAGPGLALICEGMLVLARARLLTPDHGDAVRAEFRRLRALRDQAATT, encoded by the coding sequence GTGGCCCGCCCCCGGACGTTCGACCGCGACAGCGTTCTCGCTGCTGCGATGCATGCCTTCCGGCGCAACGGGTTCACCCGAACGCACGTCGCCCACCTCGAGGAGGCGACCGGCCTGACCGTCGGCAGCCTCTACAACGCCTTCGGCGACAAGGCCGGCCTGTTCGGAGCCGCGTTCGAGCACTACGTCGAGACCTTCGCCCGCGGCCGCATGGACGACGCCCTCGGGCCGGCGTCGACGCTCGAGGACCTGGAGGAGTACCTCCTCGCGCTCCTCGCTCCGCCGCTCGACGACGGATACGGGTGCCTGATCACCAACACCGCGATCGAGCTGGGCGAGGACGAGGCCTTCGCGACGAGCGCGGTACGGCCAGCGCTGACCGAACGCGCCTCGCGGATCAGCGACGTCCTCGTGCGCGAGGTCGGCCCGGCCCACGCCGCCGCAGCCGGCCCGGGCCTGGCGCTGATCTGCGAAGGGATGCTGGTGCTCGCTCGCGCACGGCTCCTGACCCCCGATCACGGCGATGCGGTACGAGCCGAGTTCCGGCGACTCCGAGCGCTCCGCGATCAGGCCGCCACCACCTGA
- a CDS encoding RidA family protein, whose translation MPSPVNPPSLPASPYYSHGIEVQAPTRLLFVSGQVGTRPDGTVPDTIAEQARQANRNLRAVLEAAGMTTADIVKATIYLTDEANIGPFMAAAEGALADPPPATTLLVVRQLADPRLLVEIEATAAAS comes from the coding sequence ATGCCATCGCCCGTCAACCCGCCGAGCCTCCCCGCGTCGCCCTACTACAGCCACGGAATCGAGGTCCAGGCCCCGACACGCCTGCTGTTCGTCTCCGGCCAGGTCGGGACGCGCCCCGACGGCACCGTCCCCGACACCATCGCCGAGCAGGCCCGGCAGGCGAACCGCAACCTCCGGGCGGTGCTCGAAGCAGCGGGCATGACGACCGCCGACATCGTCAAGGCGACGATCTACCTCACCGACGAGGCGAACATCGGCCCGTTCATGGCCGCCGCCGAGGGCGCCCTCGCGGACCCGCCGCCCGCGACGACGCTGCTCGTCGTCAGGCAGCTCGCGGACCCGCGGCTGCTCGTCGAGATCGAGGCGACCGCCGCGGCCAGCTGA
- a CDS encoding VOC family protein has product MAGEVSFIELGVEDTERGRRFYERLFGWSFGPSPSGPGFVFDTPTVPGGMHGGDPGGGAYVFFRVEDIDAAIARVQELGGTLEQVDAEGNDESIARFGRFQLCRDDQGSAFGLHQPPPGR; this is encoded by the coding sequence ATGGCGGGCGAGGTCTCATTCATCGAGCTGGGCGTCGAGGACACCGAGCGCGGGCGGAGGTTCTACGAGCGGCTGTTCGGCTGGTCGTTCGGGCCCTCCCCCTCGGGCCCCGGCTTCGTGTTCGACACGCCGACCGTGCCGGGCGGGATGCACGGCGGCGATCCGGGCGGAGGGGCGTACGTCTTCTTCCGCGTAGAGGACATCGACGCCGCGATCGCCCGCGTGCAGGAGCTCGGCGGAACGCTGGAGCAGGTCGACGCGGAGGGCAACGACGAGTCGATCGCCCGCTTCGGCCGCTTCCAGCTCTGCCGCGACGACCAGGGCTCGGCGTTCGGCCTCCACCAGCCGCCGCCCGGCCGCTGA
- a CDS encoding pyridoxamine 5'-phosphate oxidase family protein encodes MPRGPLIPELVPFVSVARGAVVATTRRDGSLVTSATWYLWEPDGTVLLNMATNGPRERNLRGNPQLALTVLGDSYYDHVSLSGRVVAFRHDPEMADADRLSQHYWGRPYPERGIDCTTVIMGVDRWHAFGSPGAAR; translated from the coding sequence ATGCCCAGAGGCCCGTTGATCCCCGAGCTGGTCCCGTTCGTCTCGGTCGCGCGCGGCGCGGTCGTCGCGACCACGCGCAGGGACGGGTCGCTCGTCACCTCCGCGACGTGGTACCTGTGGGAGCCGGACGGCACCGTCCTGCTCAACATGGCCACGAACGGCCCGCGCGAGCGCAACCTGCGCGGCAACCCGCAGCTGGCGCTGACCGTCCTCGGCGACAGCTACTACGACCACGTCTCGCTGTCGGGCAGGGTCGTCGCGTTCCGCCACGACCCCGAGATGGCCGACGCCGACCGCCTCTCGCAGCACTACTGGGGCAGACCGTATCCCGAGCGCGGAATCGACTGCACGACGGTCATCATGGGCGTCGACCGCTGGCACGCGTTCGGCAGCCCCGGCGCGGCGCGCTGA
- a CDS encoding BTAD domain-containing putative transcriptional regulator gives MPRRVGSEHPRVALIQRKLAPPPPPAPLVERPRLEQLLEALFERHRVVVVSATAGAGKTTAVAAAARRLTWPLAWLSVDRTDAAPGRLVTYLEAALARTRPELAGLASEALAAGIPHAEAVGLLIEAAGDAPLLIVLDDLERLGDAPEALAVIEALLRYAPPAVHVALISRRDVPSVLSVPSGHVSATISEGDLAFTVTEAAEALELLGERETDAAEVVAATGGWVTGVLFEAWRSAAHVAGLGGEADPLDGYLSSQLLEQLDPAARDFLVATSVLEEVTVARATALGQPAAAERVLALRAAHLPVVWGEGGTSMRCHPRFRDYLLARLERRGPDAVREVRVAHGRLLAREGHHEEATEVLLRAGADEQALTSAEQAIFPVIERLDGAVAERWLTALADVAPSGATQLTIAELALSLTGDDYRRGVRVADQLVELDERERLAHASDRAAGLMASLYAGVGRLDDAHAVLDAASGGLGASTVRYMLRMYEGGPAQPRPEPGGEEADGVLSYADYFCGRLDKLGEAPLSRWAYAVARPWQIAARAALGHTAEALELYEAAQDAGVMTVSLAVCPGPEVLMDAGRLEQARALIAHGRRLARATGALDLECVNRLMEGKLALRLERDPEAARAVLEQLERDLEPHAWPFLIGPINAWLGAALLLQGDDVAALARLSRAVEVLVDADLILELPTAAGYLAEAQWRAGDEEAADRAADLALDASHRLGSNHRLLQALTDYPAVVSRRIDAEQGADSAWHELGRALIAQGAGGLSVIGSVVELREFGEPALAIAGATVRARIAKSYELVAFLIVRGGDGVDRDELLDALFDGRADDSARSYLRQAIYWVRRALPEGGLLVEKRRVRLGAELTVSSESTTFEARLAEAARLQGEERLAATRAALELYDRGEYLAGAASGWVAARREQLAERALDARYEAAELAFAAGAYGDGRALAEQVLGADPLREAAWRLLMRIASALGDEDRVIATFRDCERALATIGTAPSAVTRELVERLRR, from the coding sequence GTGCCCAGAAGGGTGGGGAGCGAGCACCCGCGGGTCGCGCTCATCCAGCGCAAGCTGGCGCCGCCGCCGCCGCCCGCGCCGCTCGTCGAGCGGCCGCGGTTGGAGCAGCTGCTGGAGGCGCTGTTCGAGCGCCATCGTGTCGTCGTCGTCTCGGCGACGGCCGGCGCGGGCAAGACGACGGCCGTGGCCGCGGCCGCGAGGAGGCTGACGTGGCCGCTGGCGTGGCTCTCGGTCGATCGCACCGACGCTGCGCCCGGGCGCCTCGTCACCTACCTGGAGGCGGCGCTGGCGCGCACGCGACCCGAGCTGGCCGGGCTCGCGAGCGAGGCGCTCGCCGCCGGCATCCCGCACGCCGAGGCCGTCGGCCTGCTGATCGAGGCGGCTGGGGACGCGCCACTGCTGATCGTGCTCGACGACCTCGAGCGGCTCGGCGACGCGCCGGAGGCGCTGGCCGTGATCGAGGCGCTGCTGCGCTACGCGCCGCCCGCGGTGCACGTCGCGCTGATCAGCCGCCGCGACGTGCCGAGCGTGCTGTCGGTCCCCTCCGGGCACGTCAGCGCGACGATCAGCGAGGGCGATCTGGCGTTCACCGTGACCGAGGCGGCCGAGGCGCTGGAGCTGCTGGGCGAGCGTGAGACGGACGCCGCCGAGGTCGTGGCCGCGACGGGCGGCTGGGTCACCGGCGTGCTGTTCGAGGCGTGGCGTTCGGCCGCGCACGTCGCCGGCCTCGGCGGTGAGGCCGACCCGCTCGACGGCTACCTCTCCTCCCAGCTGCTGGAGCAGTTGGACCCGGCGGCGCGCGACTTCCTCGTCGCGACATCGGTGCTGGAGGAGGTCACGGTCGCGCGTGCGACCGCGCTCGGCCAGCCGGCTGCGGCAGAGCGGGTGCTCGCGCTCAGAGCCGCGCATCTGCCGGTCGTCTGGGGCGAGGGCGGCACGAGCATGCGCTGCCACCCGCGCTTCCGCGACTACCTGCTGGCGCGCCTGGAGCGCCGCGGACCGGACGCGGTGCGCGAGGTCCGCGTCGCGCACGGACGGCTGCTCGCGCGGGAGGGCCACCACGAGGAGGCGACGGAGGTGCTGTTGCGCGCCGGGGCCGACGAGCAGGCGCTGACGAGCGCCGAACAGGCGATCTTCCCCGTCATCGAGCGGCTCGACGGCGCGGTCGCGGAGCGCTGGCTGACGGCGCTGGCCGACGTCGCGCCCAGCGGCGCGACGCAGCTGACGATCGCCGAGCTGGCGCTGTCGCTGACCGGCGACGACTACCGCCGGGGCGTGCGCGTCGCCGACCAGCTGGTCGAGCTGGACGAGCGCGAGCGGCTCGCGCACGCCTCGGACCGCGCGGCCGGGCTGATGGCCTCGCTGTACGCGGGCGTGGGCCGCCTCGACGACGCGCACGCGGTGCTCGACGCCGCCTCCGGCGGCCTGGGCGCGAGCACGGTCCGCTACATGCTGCGGATGTACGAGGGCGGCCCGGCGCAGCCGAGACCCGAGCCGGGAGGCGAGGAGGCGGACGGCGTGCTCAGCTACGCCGACTACTTCTGCGGGCGCCTCGACAAGCTCGGCGAGGCGCCGCTGTCGCGCTGGGCCTACGCCGTCGCGCGGCCGTGGCAGATCGCCGCCCGCGCCGCGCTCGGCCACACCGCCGAGGCGCTGGAGCTGTACGAGGCGGCGCAGGACGCGGGCGTGATGACGGTGTCGCTGGCGGTCTGCCCGGGCCCCGAGGTGCTGATGGACGCGGGCCGGCTGGAGCAGGCGCGCGCGCTGATCGCCCACGGACGCAGGCTCGCGCGCGCGACTGGTGCGTTGGACCTGGAGTGCGTCAACCGGTTGATGGAGGGCAAGCTCGCGTTGCGGTTGGAGCGCGACCCAGAGGCGGCGCGGGCGGTGCTGGAGCAGCTCGAACGCGACCTGGAGCCGCATGCGTGGCCGTTCCTGATCGGGCCGATCAACGCCTGGCTCGGCGCGGCGCTGCTGCTGCAGGGCGACGACGTGGCGGCGCTGGCACGGCTCAGCCGCGCGGTCGAGGTGCTGGTGGACGCCGACCTGATCCTGGAGCTGCCGACGGCGGCCGGCTACCTCGCCGAGGCGCAGTGGCGGGCCGGAGACGAGGAGGCGGCCGATCGCGCCGCGGACCTCGCGCTCGACGCGTCGCACCGGCTGGGCTCCAATCACCGGCTGCTGCAGGCGCTGACCGACTACCCGGCGGTCGTGTCGCGCCGGATCGACGCCGAGCAGGGGGCCGACTCCGCGTGGCATGAGCTGGGCCGCGCGCTGATCGCCCAGGGCGCCGGCGGGCTGTCGGTGATCGGCAGCGTCGTCGAGCTGCGCGAGTTCGGCGAGCCGGCGCTCGCGATCGCGGGGGCGACGGTGCGGGCGCGGATCGCCAAGAGCTACGAGCTGGTCGCGTTCCTGATCGTGCGCGGGGGCGACGGCGTGGACCGCGACGAGCTGCTCGACGCGCTGTTCGACGGCCGCGCCGACGATTCCGCGCGCTCCTACCTGCGGCAGGCGATCTACTGGGTGCGCCGCGCGCTGCCCGAGGGCGGGCTGCTCGTCGAGAAGCGGCGCGTGCGGCTGGGCGCCGAGCTGACCGTCTCCAGCGAGTCGACCACGTTCGAGGCGCGGCTGGCGGAGGCCGCTCGGCTGCAGGGGGAGGAGCGGCTTGCCGCGACACGGGCCGCGCTGGAGCTGTACGACCGCGGCGAGTACCTCGCGGGGGCCGCCTCGGGCTGGGTCGCCGCGCGCCGCGAGCAGCTCGCCGAGCGCGCGCTCGACGCGCGCTACGAGGCCGCCGAGCTGGCGTTCGCGGCGGGCGCGTACGGCGACGGGCGCGCGCTCGCCGAGCAGGTGCTGGGCGCCGACCCGCTGCGCGAGGCCGCCTGGCGGCTGCTGATGCGGATCGCCAGCGCGCTCGGCGACGAGGACCGCGTGATCGCGACCTTCCGCGACTGCGAGCGGGCGCTCGCGACGATCGGCACGGCACCGTCCGCGGTGACGCGCGAGCTGGTCGAGCGGCTGCGCCGCTGA